A genome region from Stegostoma tigrinum isolate sSteTig4 chromosome 37, sSteTig4.hap1, whole genome shotgun sequence includes the following:
- the ddit4 gene encoding DNA damage-inducible transcript 4 protein, protein MCHGRAIAPPAPLPSPTPPSSSWGKLLQRIADLTSSSPTLTATPLPPRAPERRLTLDSDSDYCSLDSDSESITDDPYEEFLCADVMQLIEQSLSEAKHGALRCFKLLIPDRLTAQVAEELLRLAADEPCGLRGAVLHLSVEEPGGCNVVDRIVVDASLPPTFELTLVLRPEAGLWSRIQDLLSSGPSFTPGYSQALRLSPHFTIIKRKLYSSTGLLIEEC, encoded by the exons ATGTGCCACGGCCGTGCGATAGCCCCTCCGGCCCCGCTGCCGTCTCCTACTCCGCCCTCTTCGTCTTGGGGGAAGCTGCTGCAGAGGATCGCCGACCTGACCTCTAGTTCCCCGACTCTGACAGCGACCCCGCTCCCTCCCAGAGCGCCTGAGAGACGGCTCACACTGGACTCGGACAGCG ATTACTGCAGTTTGGATTCGGACAGTGAGTCCATCACTGACGACCCCTATGAGGAGTTCCTGTGCGCCGATGTGATGCAGCTGATCGAGCAGAGCCTGAGCGAGGCGAAGCACGGCGCCCTCCGCTGCTTCAAGCTGCTCATCCCGGACCGACTGACGGCCCAAGTGGCCGAGGAGCTGCTGCGGCTGGCGGCGGACGAGCCGTGCGGCCTGCGGGGTGCCGTGCTGCACCTCAGCGTCGAGGAGCCGGGCGGCTGCAACGTTGTGGACCGTATTGTGGTGGACGCCAGTCTGCCTCCCACCTTCGAGCTGACGCTGGTGCTGAGGCCGGAGGCCGGCCTGTGGTCTCGGATCCAGGACCTCTTGAGTTCGGGCCCGTCGTTCACCCCAGGCTACAGCCAGGCGCTCCGGCTCAGTCCCCACTTCACCATCATCAAGAGGAAACTGTACAGCTCCACTGGTCTCCTCATTGAGGAGTGTTGA